A stretch of the Manis pentadactyla isolate mManPen7 chromosome 16, mManPen7.hap1, whole genome shotgun sequence genome encodes the following:
- the LOC118924121 gene encoding olfactory receptor 10C1-like yields the protein MNFSCSLWQDNSISVKHFAFAKFSEVPKQCFLLFTLILFMFLASLAGNALIAFTIWTNTVLHTPMYFFLANLSLLEIGYTCSVIPKMLQSLVTETRGISREGCATQMFFFTFFAISECCLLAAMAFDRYIAICSPLHYATRMNRGMCAHLALVSWGVGCMVGLGQTNYIFSLDFCGPCEIKHFFCDLPPILALACGDTSHNEAAVFVVAILCISSPFLLIIVSYGKILASVLVMSSPEGRHKALSTCSSHLLVVTLFYGSGSVTYLRPKASHSSGTDKLLALFYTVVTSMLNPIIYSLRNKEVKAALQRTLGRKKVLTPG from the coding sequence ATGAACTTCAGTTGCTCCTTGTGGCAGGACAACAGCATTTCTGTCAAACACTTTGCATTTGCCAAATTCTCTGAGGTCCCCAAACAGTGTTTCCTCTTGTTTACTCTCATCCTATTCATGTTCTTAGCATCACTGGCAGGCAATGCCCTCATAGCCTTTACCATCTGGACCAACACAGTTctccacacacccatgtacttcttcctggccAACTTGTCTCTCTTGGAGATTGGCTACACTTGCTCTGTCATACCCAAGATGCTTCAGAGCCTTGTGACAGAGACCCGAGGAATCTCTCGGGAAGGCTGTGCTACACAGatgtttttctttacattttttgctATCAGTGAGTGCTGCCTTTTGGCAGCCATGGCTTTTGACCGCTATATAGCTATATGCTCCCCACTTCACTATGCAACACGAATGAATCGTGGGATGTGTGCCCATTTGGCACTGGTGTCTTGGGGAGTGGGATGTATGGTAGGCTTGGGCCAGACCAACTATATTTTCTCCTTGGACTTCTGTGGCCCCTGTGAAATAAAACACTTCTTCTGTGACCTCCCTCCTATCTTGGCACTTGCATGTGGAGATACATCCCATAATGAAGCTGCAGTTTTTGTAGTGGCCATCCTTTGCATTTCCAGCCCCTTTTTGCTAATCATTGTTTCCTATGGGAAAATTCTAGCTTCTGTGCTGGTCATGTCCTCACCTGAGGGCCGCCACAAAGCTctttccacctgttcttcccacctGCTTGTAGTCACTCTCTTCTATGGCTCAGGGTCTGTCACTTACTTGAGGCCCAAAGCCAGCCATTCATCAGGAACTGACAAACTCCTAGCCCTCTTCTATACAGTGGTGACATCTATGCTCAACCCCATAATCTATAGTTTACGGAACAAGGAAGTCAAGGCAGCTCTCCAGAGAACTCTGGGCAGGAAGAAAGTCTTGACTCCTGGGTAG